A segment of the Triticum urartu cultivar G1812 chromosome 1, Tu2.1, whole genome shotgun sequence genome:
ACACGTACGCCAACGATGTGGTGTGCCGCGCTGTGTCGGGTAAGTTCTTCAGGGCGGAAGGCCGGAATAAGATGTTCAGAGAGCTGATCGAGGCAAACTCGGCTCTCGTCGGAGGGTTTCATATGGAGGACTACTTCCCAAGGTTGGCCAAGGTACGTCTTCTCAGTAGGTTCGTCCGCAACAACGCCGAGACGGCACACAAGAGGTGGGACGAACTGCTAGAAGCGATAATAAGAGACCACGAGAAAAACCCGACGCACCATGGCAGGGAGAACGGTGTCGACGAGCAAGGAGAGAGTGACTTCATCGACGTGCTGCTATCGGTTCAGCAAGAGTTTCATGGCATCACCAGAGACCATATCAAGGCCATCTTAATGGTAAGCAACTAATATAATTAATAAATATAGAAAAATATGTTACATAGATCGACTGAGTTATGTTGCCTCATCTACCTCTGGTGGACAACGTTAACGTGCCTACAGGACCTGTTCGGAGCGGGCACGGACACGTCATCTCTGGTCCTAGAATTCGCCATGGCCGAGCTCATGCGCAGACCTGATCAACTCATGGCCAAGCTTCAGGCTGAGGTGCGACACGGCACTCCCGCCGGACAAGAATTTGTCGAGGAGCATAACCTGGCTGGCATGGGCTATCTGAAGGCCGTGGTGAAGGAGACGCTCAGGCTGCATCCGCCGGCGCCGCTCCTCCTCCCACACCTGGCGATGGCGGACTGCGACGTCGACGGCTACAGCATACCCTCTGAGACTCGAGTCATCGTCAACGCATGGGCTATTGGCAGAGACCCCGGGTCCTGGGAGAAGCCGGACGACTTCGTGCCGGAGAGGTTCCTCGAGGGTGGCACCGCGGCAGCGGTGGACTTGACGGGCAAGGACTTTCAGTTTGTGCCATTCGGGGCTGGCCGGAGAATCTGCCCCGGTCTTAACTTCGGGTTGGCTACTGTCGAGATCATGCTGGCGAACCTCGCGTACTGCTTCGACTGGGAGCTGCCGATCGGCATGGAGAGGGACGATGTCGATATGACGGAGGTGTTTGGTCTGACTGTCCGTAGGAAGGAGAAGCTCATGCTTGTCCCCAACACCCACGTGCTTGCTTGATCGGTACATAGTGTGCCATATTTGTATACCGCTGCATATGTGCTTTTTTTAAACAAGGCAAAACATAGTGTGTAGGCACGCCAATCGTAGATTGTTGGATGAGCTACTTAATCTGGAGTTTGACCGGTTGTGGTcgtgtttttttttcttcttcgcTGTCTAGATTCGGTTACTCGAACTTGATTTATGTTTAATAATATAGCCGTGTGCATCCTGTAATATAAAGGCCAGGTTAATCTTCTTTTCAGAAAAAAAAACTTTGTTATTTTCATTATGAAGGAGGGGGTTCGAAATAAGAAACCCAATAAAGGATTCAAATGAAAGGTCATCACTCTCGCATCATTATATTACTTGATTGCTTCGCACCCGAAGCACCCAAAATCTCACTTCCTCCTTGATATTAAGCACAATGACCATTGTGGGAGTTGGGGTGTTGTGAAAGATTCTAACATTAGACACCTTCAATAATTTTCAAGAGATAAGCATTCCATAAACATGAAGGTCATGGCATTCCTGAAGTGAGAACAAGATTGGGTAATCCCAACCCTTCAAACTTTAACGCTTGTCGCCGTCCTATAGTCACAAGACATCATGAAGGCTAAGACAATCAACAATGTCACATCACACCCTAACAAAGAAGCGGTGGTGGCATAGGAGATGTGTTTACAATTCCTGATTTTGCTTACATTTTTTTGATAAAGGACATTTCATTGAATTGATTTATCAAGGTGATACAACCGCATCTAAAGAATGCCCGGCCTCTGCATAACATGATACACACAACCAACAAGTCCAAAAGATCAAAAAATAAACATAGTTTTACAGCAAAAATAAATCAATCCAGCCTAGGGTGGGGCAGATTCTATACGGAGATTACACCGTCATCCATGGAGGGAGAAAACCTCCCTAACCGTACGCTCCAGCCGTTTAGACGCCATCATTTAAAAGTCTCTATCCTCCAACTTCTACAGGATAAATCAAGTACGGAGCCATCGCATACATGTATGAATAACCTTCTTCTACTAAATGGTCCAACCACGATGCTCAAGCCTATCGAGAATCAAAATTTTATTTTGCATCACTAGCCATATAAGAAGCTTACACTTCTTGGGCGACCAAGATATCCAAATAACCGTGTGCATGGTTGAGCTGGTGTGATCCTTGACTGGGACTTCTCGACCGAGGACGTCAAGTATATTTCGTCCACGGTGAACTTCCAAGTTATATTATGAAGGACATCATGAGTGAGCCGGATGAACTAAGCTTCTCCCAAATGAATTGGTGTACTAATTTATTAATACTAGTAAGTGTGCATGTGCAAACACACGTCTAAATTAACATAAAATTAGTCAAACATGGCAGTCATCTAAATTATTGCAGGTACATTATATGAACTAATACAAATTTACTTAAACCTATAACAAGCACAAAAGATTGCATTGTTGCATGTCATGAAACAACAAAGTTTTTTTTATTCAAATACCTCAAACCTTGTAATTTACTCTATACAAATATAAACATCTTTTTCTACACATGATGCATTACGCACTGCCAAGTACATAATGAAAGTGTGCGTATTCAAATTATTCTTGCCTCAATAATGACAAACCCAGTGCTAAGCTTCCACACCAGGACCTCTTGAAACAAATGGGGAGTATTTCACCCACTCCAATACATTCACAAAAAAGTATCAATCTGCTCGCTCAAAAAAACTAAATTTGTTCGCAAAAGGCATCCCTAAACACTTGGATCCTTTAACACTTGGATACATGTAGTGCGGAAACAATCCCCTTGTCCAGCATCTCGGACAAACTTCCATCAAGATGAACACATACCTGCACAGTTCCTGATTTGTTACTCCATGAAACATACAGTCATTTTCTTTCTAGATAGAATACACTTAATCTTAAAAATTAAATAGGTAAACATGTTTTAGAAAATTCTCCCATCCATTTTAACAGCTTCTTTGATGTTCCTTTCTTGAAGTACAGGTCCCGACACCGCTTAATCATGCAGAGCTCATAATTTAGAAACTTTCCAACCCATTCGGTAACACCATACATGATTATCTCACTTTGCACAGCCTACAGATGATGAAACACGTTAAAGATCGTCAGCTACAATGGTTAAAGATTGTACGCACATATATAAATTGATAATTAGGTTTTGGTAAAAAATCAAAACAGAGTACCATATCCTGTTGAGATCGTGACGGCACATACTGAAGTTCATAGACATCTAAAATTGCTAGGTTATGAATTATCCTTTTGGAACGTTGCACACGTGCAAGTGCACAGTCGAACTATATATTCATCAACATATGACTCAATTATTC
Coding sequences within it:
- the LOC125511570 gene encoding indole-2-monooxygenase-like, with protein sequence MAPYIEVVYHLMQQTPLQLQALLLLSVIILLLRLATTSKQAKAKRLPPSPPALPIIGHLHLVGDLPHVSLRSLSRTHAADGLMLLHLGSVPNLVVSSPRAAQAVMRTNAHLFASRPPSRIADALLYGWSSDIAFSPYGEHWRQARRFVTTHLFTVKKVQSFRIARQQEVKVVISRIREAAAASVAVDLGEVVNTYANDVVCRAVSGKFFRAEGRNKMFRELIEANSALVGGFHMEDYFPRLAKVRLLSRFVRNNAETAHKRWDELLEAIIRDHEKNPTHHGRENGVDEQGESDFIDVLLSVQQEFHGITRDHIKAILMDLFGAGTDTSSLVLEFAMAELMRRPDQLMAKLQAEVRHGTPAGQEFVEEHNLAGMGYLKAVVKETLRLHPPAPLLLPHLAMADCDVDGYSIPSETRVIVNAWAIGRDPGSWEKPDDFVPERFLEGGTAAAVDLTGKDFQFVPFGAGRRICPGLNFGLATVEIMLANLAYCFDWELPIGMERDDVDMTEVFGLTVRRKEKLMLVPNTHVLA